The Leptospira bouyouniensis genome window below encodes:
- a CDS encoding SpoIIE family protein phosphatase, whose protein sequence is MYERENNLSIQTNPFPEILDDTTYSRILKDPNYWISQTLEDKIIQQISLSIDISGILYHVGTEALITNAYDLLPLDDSRIELVEMIHRLPILIGRLTRAVYLNVKPISENHFKFIFVYLPEYQEKWYDAVFFQGMLNGLAVLFELKEFQIKMTKTKLFGIHVSHKELGEEIQFGSDTNEYEMEWKDDVLYLSRSHLTKENVSSRHRVMVTSRSEAELEEMSIVDVRDVVGKSRELAIENRDLEAAVEVLKSFKQELEKKQLSMAKDLRLAKNIQKGLIPEIIPDWNGIQFWTSFSPMQEVSGDYYDYFPYHSDKLGVAVCDVSGHGVPAAFITALSKMLFSNFKKPKPTETFKLINRELLDLVKQQGYTTCVYLLIHSDYKVVYSIAGHPRPILFRHKTGKAEICMGEGTFLGMFPDAGDTYRDFHLQLEPGDKLFLYTDGLIEAENDHGQAFGESKLMKLIEENANSTIQETVELIMNHHREFTMGTDPMDDITLLGLQLSPKLEEFNVIKSDGDKAYQTKDYQAAVLSYEKAHQILPRELNTQLTYGKALAYSGNFEKAIEMLEAYNKFKTNHFKSHSILGYCYYRMEQYEKAEVEWKKAYSINDSNLSNLYNLAQLYRKLNQKQKMKDVIDKMKHIEASYLHILPLEKKWEALPNESN, encoded by the coding sequence GTGTATGAGCGAGAAAACAATCTTTCGATCCAAACCAATCCTTTTCCTGAGATTTTAGATGATACTACTTATTCTCGGATTCTAAAGGATCCCAATTATTGGATTTCCCAAACCCTCGAAGATAAAATCATCCAACAAATCTCATTATCCATAGACATCTCTGGAATTTTGTATCATGTCGGAACAGAAGCTCTTATCACAAATGCGTATGATTTGTTACCATTGGATGATTCCAGAATTGAACTAGTGGAAATGATCCACAGATTACCTATTTTGATAGGTCGACTAACAAGAGCAGTGTATCTAAATGTAAAACCAATTTCTGAAAATCACTTTAAATTCATTTTTGTTTATTTACCCGAATACCAAGAGAAGTGGTATGATGCTGTATTTTTCCAAGGGATGTTAAATGGTCTCGCTGTACTCTTTGAACTCAAAGAATTTCAGATCAAAATGACAAAAACCAAACTGTTTGGTATACATGTATCGCATAAAGAATTAGGTGAAGAAATTCAATTTGGTTCTGATACAAACGAATACGAAATGGAATGGAAGGATGATGTTTTATATTTATCTAGGTCTCATCTAACAAAAGAAAATGTTTCATCTCGTCATCGGGTGATGGTAACCTCAAGATCTGAAGCAGAATTGGAAGAAATGTCAATCGTAGATGTTCGGGATGTGGTTGGTAAATCTCGAGAACTTGCAATTGAGAATCGAGATTTGGAAGCGGCAGTAGAAGTGTTAAAGTCATTCAAGCAAGAGTTGGAAAAAAAACAACTCTCGATGGCCAAAGACCTTCGTTTGGCAAAGAACATCCAAAAGGGACTGATCCCTGAAATTATTCCAGATTGGAATGGAATTCAATTTTGGACGAGCTTTAGTCCCATGCAAGAAGTGAGTGGAGATTATTATGATTATTTTCCGTATCACTCTGATAAGTTAGGTGTAGCTGTTTGTGATGTTTCTGGGCATGGGGTGCCTGCAGCATTTATCACTGCCTTATCAAAAATGTTATTTTCGAATTTTAAAAAACCAAAACCAACGGAAACATTCAAACTGATCAACCGAGAGTTACTCGACCTTGTGAAACAACAAGGTTACACTACTTGTGTTTACCTTCTTATCCATTCAGATTATAAAGTTGTGTATTCAATTGCTGGACATCCGCGGCCAATTTTATTTCGCCATAAGACTGGTAAAGCTGAGATCTGTATGGGAGAAGGGACTTTTCTTGGGATGTTTCCTGATGCTGGAGACACATATCGCGACTTCCATCTACAATTGGAACCTGGAGATAAACTGTTTTTATATACCGATGGACTCATTGAAGCAGAGAACGATCATGGGCAAGCATTTGGTGAATCAAAACTGATGAAACTCATAGAAGAAAATGCAAATTCTACCATCCAAGAAACAGTAGAACTCATTATGAACCATCACCGTGAATTTACGATGGGAACAGATCCAATGGACGACATAACTTTGCTTGGATTACAGTTATCTCCAAAATTAGAAGAATTTAATGTGATAAAATCTGATGGAGACAAAGCGTATCAGACAAAAGACTACCAAGCTGCTGTTTTATCCTATGAAAAAGCCCACCAAATTTTGCCAAGAGAGTTGAATACACAACTAACTTACGGAAAGGCTTTGGCTTATAGTGGAAATTTTGAAAAAGCCATCGAGATGTTAGAAGCTTATAACAAATTTAAGACAAATCATTTTAAATCACATTCAATTTTAGGTTATTGTTATTACCGAATGGAACAATACGAAAAAGCAGAAGTGGAATGGAAAAAAGCATATTCAATTAACGACTCCAACTTATCTAACTTATACAATTTAGCACAATTGTATCGCAAGTTGAATCAAAAACAAAAAATGAAAGATGTCATCGATAAGATGAAACACATTGAAGCCAGTTATCTACATATCCTTCCACTGGAAAAAAAGTGGGAAGCTTTACCGAATGAATCGAATTAA
- a CDS encoding ABC transporter ATP-binding protein gives MSSKEKAIDVKDLSIQIKTDDGILPIVSEISFHLDKGETLALVGESGCGKSITSLALTKLLPSNTTIYPTGSVLFDGFDLMKSSSEHLRSVRGKEISYVFQEPFSSLNPLHKIGKQLVESFLLHGLGSIEEAKNKAIYLLERVGITDAKQRLEQYPNQFSGGMLQRVCIAMALMCDPKILIADEPTSAIDVTIQLQLIELLKELRKEHGMSVLFISHDIGLVSHIADRIAVMYAGKIVEQGNVDLVIDSPKHPYTKALISAYPTHENIGKKLVTIDGIVPSPKSYPSGCRFHTRCKEKMEICDSKIPYPSLVKESQIVECFLYGGRESA, from the coding sequence ATGAGTTCCAAAGAAAAAGCCATTGATGTAAAAGACTTAAGCATACAAATCAAAACCGATGATGGAATTTTACCAATTGTAAGTGAAATTAGTTTTCACCTAGATAAGGGAGAAACTTTAGCATTAGTAGGGGAATCGGGTTGTGGAAAATCCATCACTAGTTTAGCTTTAACGAAGTTATTACCTTCCAATACAACCATATATCCAACAGGATCTGTCCTTTTTGATGGATTTGATTTGATGAAGTCTTCCAGTGAACACCTAAGATCAGTTCGTGGAAAAGAAATCAGTTATGTATTCCAAGAGCCTTTTTCATCCCTTAATCCATTACATAAAATCGGAAAACAGTTGGTGGAAAGTTTTTTATTACACGGACTTGGTTCCATTGAAGAAGCAAAAAACAAAGCGATTTATTTGTTAGAACGTGTTGGAATTACAGATGCAAAACAACGATTGGAACAATACCCAAACCAATTTTCCGGCGGTATGTTACAAAGAGTCTGTATTGCAATGGCTCTTATGTGTGATCCCAAAATTTTAATCGCAGATGAACCAACAAGTGCAATTGATGTCACCATCCAACTCCAGTTAATTGAACTATTGAAGGAATTGAGAAAGGAACACGGAATGTCCGTTTTATTTATCTCACATGATATAGGTCTTGTGAGTCATATTGCGGATCGCATTGCTGTAATGTATGCTGGTAAAATTGTAGAGCAAGGGAATGTGGATTTGGTGATTGATTCACCCAAACATCCTTATACCAAGGCATTGATTTCTGCCTATCCTACACATGAGAATATAGGCAAAAAATTAGTAACAATTGATGGGATTGTTCCTTCTCCAAAATCCTATCCAAGTGGTTGTCGATTTCATACTCGTTGTAAAGAAAAAATGGAAATTTGTGATTCCAAGATTCCTTATCCTTCTTTGGTCAAAGAATCTCAAATTGTAGAATGTTTTTTGTATGGAGGGAGAGAAAGTGCTTAA
- a CDS encoding carotenoid 1,2-hydratase: MNRIKIILVSLCFFHFSFPKDHNFHSDFALEWCYFVGHIKAESGNLYGYELSFFRLKFSDGENWNPEIFPVHFAISDLSTKQHYTAQTIKRKLGDLAGNKENRIYSGEYELEILSKDEFFIKAKPKSNEIALELRLIGNGNLLPHGKDGISIKSKRNPKIFSYYYSYPRLKTKGFLWIQGKKETIDSGDSWMDHEWSEKTSNTIPTLAKGKSGWDWICLMDDKGGDYVFFRFRESPEVSPEIFGTYRDPMGHVTYWKETGEVQMFPIGKTWKSKMTKIEYPLSWKILYPGGEWIVSAVFNEQEFDGSESTKTIYWEGAVKAEDPSQKKSAKGYLELKGYQKSRDWWEF, from the coding sequence ATGAATCGAATTAAAATAATCCTTGTTTCACTCTGTTTTTTTCATTTTAGTTTTCCAAAAGATCATAACTTTCATTCTGATTTTGCCCTAGAATGGTGTTACTTTGTTGGTCATATCAAAGCAGAGTCAGGGAATTTATACGGATACGAACTTTCCTTTTTCCGATTAAAATTTTCAGATGGAGAAAATTGGAATCCTGAAATTTTTCCTGTTCATTTTGCAATTTCTGATCTTTCAACAAAACAACACTACACTGCACAAACCATCAAACGAAAATTAGGTGATCTAGCTGGAAACAAAGAGAATCGAATCTATAGTGGTGAATATGAATTAGAAATTCTGTCAAAAGATGAATTTTTCATTAAAGCAAAACCAAAGTCCAATGAAATTGCTCTGGAGTTAAGATTAATAGGGAACGGAAATCTATTACCTCATGGTAAGGATGGAATTTCAATCAAATCCAAACGGAATCCAAAAATATTTTCGTATTACTACAGTTATCCGAGATTAAAAACCAAAGGGTTTCTGTGGATACAGGGCAAAAAAGAAACCATCGATTCTGGTGATTCTTGGATGGACCACGAATGGAGTGAAAAAACATCCAATACCATTCCAACTTTGGCCAAAGGCAAATCTGGTTGGGATTGGATTTGTCTGATGGATGACAAGGGTGGTGATTACGTATTTTTTCGATTTAGAGAAAGTCCGGAAGTTAGTCCTGAAATTTTTGGAACTTACCGCGATCCAATGGGACATGTTACATATTGGAAAGAAACCGGTGAGGTCCAAATGTTCCCCATCGGAAAAACTTGGAAAAGTAAAATGACAAAAATTGAATACCCTCTCTCTTGGAAAATTTTGTATCCTGGTGGAGAATGGATTGTGTCAGCAGTATTCAATGAACAAGAGTTTGATGGAAGTGAATCTACAAAAACAATTTATTGGGAAGGGGCAGTAAAGGCGGAGGACCCAAGTCAAAAAAAGTCTGCCAAAGGATATTTAGAATTGAAAGGTTATCAAAAGTCAAGAGACTGGTGGGAGTTCTAA
- a CDS encoding ABC transporter permease, translating into MKFISNPANVRKWEKFKKNKRAYYSLLILFYTYIISLFSPLLINNKPLFVLYEGSVSFPIFQFYPETKFGGVNLTEPNYKKLNRELRFQDSGNKMVFPPIPFGVNEDNLDSLEEGTNPPSKPSLRHWMGTDDRGRDVFTRIVYGYRLAMTFSLILIVVEILLASFIGGVQGYFVGRLDLFLQRIIEILSAIPFLYLILIMGSFFGRGFTVLIVTYGSLSWIGLSYYMRGEFLKLRKQQFVDAAKTLGASSYSIIMRHLLPNSLTPLVTFLPFILISAISVLSALDFLGYGIPAPNPSWGELIGQGRERLTAWWLITFPSVALFLTILFSAFVGEGLRDAFDPKDKVVYE; encoded by the coding sequence ATGAAGTTTATATCAAACCCGGCAAACGTTCGTAAGTGGGAAAAATTTAAAAAGAATAAACGAGCTTATTATTCATTGCTCATTCTTTTTTATACATATATTATTTCTTTGTTTTCGCCTTTGTTAATCAATAATAAACCATTGTTTGTATTGTATGAAGGCTCTGTTTCTTTTCCTATCTTTCAATTTTATCCTGAAACAAAATTTGGTGGTGTCAATCTAACGGAACCAAATTATAAAAAACTAAATCGTGAGCTAAGATTCCAAGATTCAGGCAATAAGATGGTATTTCCGCCCATCCCATTTGGCGTGAATGAAGACAATTTAGATAGTTTAGAAGAAGGAACAAATCCTCCTAGTAAACCATCTCTGCGCCATTGGATGGGAACTGATGACCGAGGTCGTGATGTTTTTACACGAATTGTTTATGGTTATCGTCTTGCGATGACTTTTAGTTTGATTCTCATCGTTGTCGAGATCCTTCTCGCATCCTTTATTGGAGGGGTACAAGGATATTTTGTAGGTAGATTGGATTTATTCTTACAAAGGATCATCGAAATTTTATCAGCAATTCCTTTTCTTTATCTAATTTTGATTATGGGTTCCTTTTTTGGACGAGGGTTTACGGTCCTTATTGTGACATATGGATCATTGAGTTGGATCGGGCTCAGTTATTATATGAGAGGTGAGTTTTTAAAACTCCGCAAACAACAGTTTGTTGATGCTGCAAAAACTTTGGGTGCATCTTCGTATTCGATCATCATGAGACATCTATTGCCAAATTCCCTGACACCTCTTGTTACGTTTTTACCTTTTATTTTAATATCAGCGATTTCGGTATTATCGGCATTGGACTTTTTAGGATATGGGATTCCTGCTCCCAATCCATCTTGGGGTGAGCTCATAGGGCAAGGTAGGGAACGATTGACCGCTTGGTGGTTGATTACTTTTCCATCCGTTGCTTTATTTTTGACGATATTGTTTTCAGCATTTGTTGGGGAAGGATTACGAGATGCCTTTGATCCAAAAGACAAGGTGGTTTACGAATGA
- a CDS encoding AsmA family protein, with amino-acid sequence MKLSLRDTIKGVIGKTLLSFIFVISMTMFFILYPLLADPDYYKNLILDSTYKLTGLNVNYKSSEPVFFPFPGIELEEVTVSKLDDEIIHVNNLRIEIYYGIFIGKSLELRKIYLNTGTVEITREKDESFPLFDKLSTNSNVNPDQNSKSVSNLIESKLDEESPAELYFSKTFVNFVNQIEIKNITILFDDKLYSRNINLYLWETTLHLDQDLRNIDFYLYGKLNHEPITLSADFQFLEDKMTYESLRLEGELQFQNLKGIDLHDILIIFTRGDLRFAKTTGTIPFYKRDESKIYAVVDQMHIKDLALKDGKTFADGHVSTIINYDINEDKLSFSNIVVEWKGKSKLYGSGYVNFLKPPLSPTISFEGSSDYLDVPSLLKVAQIWIDPDFEKSILTRGLPNTGYVNRMNVYLNFHFRNLTVVDFKADSLKLNVHYAKRKLNINRYELKVYDGDVIGSGDYRWTNPVGLTLKGEIKHVSIAPVLSDIFKISPITGSLDSEFVIFSPTDTEDGFIPNLQVIGNINAKNGELLSYTNILKPISSIGSVINLKKIDFSRATPYNELKFDFQYAKENIEIKNFALKADGIAGSGGGKIGFNKAIDMKFTIAFPGVAGKALKLPIIYRGTYGVSSPFIDPIWLGSVYAGTIFLASPAGAAVGGIAGSAMSDYVNRAVENVTSGVQKSWKGFRNIFGSKEEDENKEEKTKE; translated from the coding sequence GTGAAACTATCATTACGTGATACAATCAAAGGTGTTATAGGAAAAACACTTTTATCTTTTATCTTTGTCATCTCAATGACAATGTTTTTTATATTGTACCCGCTGCTTGCGGATCCTGATTATTACAAAAATTTAATTCTGGATTCTACTTACAAACTAACTGGACTTAATGTTAATTATAAAAGTTCAGAACCCGTGTTTTTTCCTTTTCCAGGAATTGAGTTAGAAGAAGTTACTGTTTCAAAATTGGATGATGAAATCATTCACGTAAACAATTTAAGAATTGAAATTTATTATGGAATTTTCATTGGTAAATCGTTAGAATTAAGAAAAATATATTTAAATACAGGAACTGTTGAAATCACACGCGAAAAAGATGAATCATTTCCTTTATTTGATAAACTTTCAACAAATTCAAACGTAAATCCAGATCAAAATTCGAAAAGTGTTTCTAATTTAATTGAATCTAAGTTAGATGAAGAATCTCCAGCTGAACTTTATTTTTCGAAAACTTTTGTAAACTTTGTAAACCAAATCGAAATTAAAAATATAACCATTTTATTCGATGATAAATTGTATTCACGAAATATTAATTTATACCTTTGGGAAACAACACTTCATCTCGACCAAGACTTACGGAATATTGATTTTTATCTATATGGAAAATTAAATCATGAACCAATTACGTTGAGTGCGGATTTCCAATTTTTGGAAGATAAAATGACCTATGAATCTTTAAGATTGGAAGGTGAATTACAATTTCAAAATTTGAAAGGTATTGATTTGCATGATATATTAATCATCTTTACTAGAGGTGACTTACGATTTGCTAAAACGACAGGAACCATTCCTTTTTATAAACGTGATGAATCAAAAATATATGCTGTGGTTGACCAAATGCATATCAAGGATTTGGCACTAAAGGATGGAAAAACTTTTGCCGATGGGCATGTGTCAACAATTATCAATTATGATATAAATGAAGATAAACTTTCCTTTTCAAATATTGTAGTCGAGTGGAAAGGTAAATCAAAACTTTATGGATCAGGTTATGTTAATTTTCTAAAACCACCTTTATCTCCAACCATATCTTTTGAGGGATCTTCCGATTATTTAGATGTACCAAGTCTCTTAAAAGTTGCACAAATTTGGATTGATCCAGATTTTGAAAAATCAATTCTCACTCGCGGCTTACCAAACACTGGTTATGTAAACCGAATGAATGTTTATTTAAATTTTCATTTTCGCAATTTAACAGTTGTAGATTTTAAAGCTGATTCATTAAAATTAAATGTACATTATGCAAAAAGAAAACTAAACATCAATCGATATGAATTAAAGGTTTATGATGGTGATGTAATTGGTTCTGGTGATTATCGTTGGACAAATCCTGTTGGACTTACGTTAAAAGGAGAAATCAAACATGTATCAATTGCTCCAGTATTGTCTGATATTTTTAAAATCTCTCCGATAACAGGGAGTTTAGATTCTGAGTTTGTCATTTTTTCTCCTACTGATACAGAAGATGGATTTATTCCCAATTTACAAGTGATCGGTAACATCAATGCAAAAAATGGGGAGTTACTCAGTTACACAAATATCTTAAAACCAATCAGTTCGATTGGAAGTGTGATCAATCTTAAAAAAATAGATTTTAGTAGAGCAACACCTTATAATGAACTTAAGTTTGATTTTCAATATGCAAAAGAAAATATTGAAATCAAAAATTTTGCCTTAAAAGCAGATGGAATTGCTGGTTCTGGTGGTGGAAAAATTGGTTTTAACAAAGCAATTGATATGAAGTTTACAATTGCCTTTCCAGGGGTTGCAGGCAAAGCATTAAAACTTCCAATCATATACAGAGGAACGTACGGAGTGTCATCTCCATTTATTGATCCAATCTGGTTAGGTTCTGTTTATGCGGGGACTATTTTTTTAGCAAGCCCAGCGGGAGCTGCCGTCGGTGGAATTGCTGGATCGGCAATGTCTGATTATGTAAATCGGGCTGTAGAGAATGTCACATCGGGCGTTCAAAAAAGTTGGAAAGGATTTCGGAATATCTTTGGTAGCAAAGAAGAGGATGAAAACAAAGAAGAAAAAACCAAAGAGTAA
- a CDS encoding MutS-related protein: MSLILRFLEGKKKITNDLFSTNPKYTFLTLRKKKYKSKIQFLSKRLRVVSLIRLITFLIFVSTISFCYLAKLSWFEYGLSFLPLLPFIFLVRLYVRRKEQLQYAKKTFQFIEDEIQRLTGEFKKLKTREIWEYPVPVRNHPLSIDLDLCTKQGFLGVYDTTITEEGFLIYLYRFLQEPGEWGNTDKNHLSVSKILNQQNYSFQLMRKFLILDGEPNEKFLFPKVHNDTNFWKKRKWLRWFFPIWGVITPIYILVGLLFDLPLIPFILLINGILFVSYRSESKLLWKEIKSLHLTANRFQKTFLFLSKDRKFTKHMLRKISNLGDSSELLVSPLPHLILNLLCLWDLWKIQSLQKWKQKYESNWNELQNQIVQFDSILPLLNFGYLNPEANFAKISKEGILRSESLVHPLLSQTNRVMNSLPAMKPGDLMIITGSNMSGKTTYLRSIAMSLLLAGSGAPVIGKNFELLDFQIHTLIRSQDSMEDGVSFFYSEVRRLSSIIQNANVSNKIPILFLDEILKGTNSKERYIATREILSVLREKNCIVFLTTHDLKLADIPWAKRFHFTELEINGQMDFDYKLREGVSNTTNALKILKKEGIPIRNEEET, from the coding sequence CGAGTTGTAAGTCTGATTCGTCTCATTACATTCTTAATTTTTGTATCTACGATTAGTTTTTGTTATCTGGCAAAACTTTCATGGTTTGAATATGGACTTTCCTTTCTCCCACTTTTACCTTTTATTTTTCTCGTTCGCTTGTATGTACGAAGAAAAGAACAACTTCAATATGCCAAAAAAACCTTTCAATTCATTGAAGATGAAATCCAAAGGCTTACGGGTGAGTTTAAAAAACTAAAAACTAGGGAAATCTGGGAATACCCTGTTCCTGTAAGAAACCATCCACTTTCCATCGATTTGGATCTCTGCACCAAACAAGGGTTTTTGGGAGTGTATGATACAACGATTACAGAAGAAGGATTTTTAATCTATTTATATCGATTTTTACAAGAACCTGGTGAGTGGGGAAATACAGATAAAAATCACCTTTCTGTTTCCAAAATTTTAAATCAACAAAACTACAGTTTTCAATTGATGCGAAAATTTTTGATTTTGGATGGTGAACCAAATGAAAAATTTTTGTTCCCAAAAGTACACAACGATACGAATTTTTGGAAAAAACGAAAATGGCTTCGATGGTTCTTTCCTATTTGGGGAGTGATAACTCCTATCTATATCTTGGTCGGACTCTTATTTGACCTTCCTCTTATCCCATTTATTTTACTCATCAATGGTATTTTGTTTGTTAGTTATCGCAGCGAATCCAAATTATTATGGAAAGAAATTAAATCCTTACACCTAACTGCAAACCGATTCCAAAAAACTTTTTTATTTCTATCAAAAGACAGAAAATTCACCAAACATATGTTAAGAAAAATATCGAATCTTGGTGATTCTTCTGAACTATTGGTTTCCCCTTTACCCCACTTAATCTTAAATTTACTTTGTTTATGGGACCTTTGGAAAATCCAATCGTTACAAAAATGGAAACAAAAATATGAATCCAATTGGAATGAACTACAAAACCAAATCGTTCAATTTGATTCAATTTTACCACTTCTTAACTTCGGATATTTGAATCCGGAAGCTAACTTTGCCAAAATTTCAAAAGAGGGGATACTTAGATCAGAATCTTTGGTCCACCCACTTTTATCTCAAACCAATCGAGTGATGAACTCTCTACCAGCCATGAAACCAGGCGATTTAATGATAATCACTGGCTCCAATATGAGTGGAAAAACAACATACTTACGGTCTATCGCCATGTCGTTGTTACTTGCTGGATCAGGTGCACCTGTAATAGGCAAAAACTTTGAGCTCCTAGATTTCCAAATTCATACTTTGATTCGTTCACAAGATTCAATGGAAGACGGAGTTTCCTTTTTTTATTCGGAAGTAAGAAGATTATCTTCCATCATCCAAAATGCAAATGTATCTAATAAAATTCCGATTTTATTTTTGGATGAAATCTTGAAAGGAACAAACTCAAAAGAAAGATACATTGCAACTCGTGAAATCTTATCTGTGTTACGTGAGAAAAACTGTATTGTTTTTTTAACGACTCACGACTTAAAACTAGCCGATATACCTTGGGCAAAACGATTCCACTTCACTGAACTTGAAATCAATGGACAAATGGATTTTGACTACAAATTGAGAGAAGGTGTCTCAAATACCACAAATGCACTTAAAATACTCAAAAAAGAAGGCATTCCGATTCGAAACGAAGAGGAGACATGA
- a CDS encoding ABC transporter permease subunit → MWKYFLKRFLLIFPTLLGITFLVFLISHFAPGGPLNSEIAKLKGSGNLAGASTKQISQEEIELIKKRLHLDKPAPVAYLYWLKQIVQFDLGESRLHSRKVSELIVEKLPVSLFFGLSGFFLTYLICIPLGIQKALKEGSRFDFITSFIIFFTYSLPVFAFAMLLLYLFASGEVFSFFPLGHEVSDFYEDLSFIGKVKDRLAHMFLPVICYVVGSFAVLTLLMKNSLLDQIAKEYVRTALSKGLSFSDTIFQHAFRNSLIPIATGFGSNLTLIFSGSLFIELVFNIDGMGLLSFEAVRERDTDLMMGLLLAQSFLGLIGKIVSDFCYIIIDPRIDFE, encoded by the coding sequence ATGTGGAAATACTTTTTAAAACGTTTTTTGTTAATTTTTCCTACCTTACTGGGGATTACATTTTTAGTATTTCTCATCTCACATTTTGCGCCTGGTGGACCACTCAATAGTGAAATTGCCAAACTAAAAGGTTCGGGCAATCTGGCGGGAGCATCCACAAAACAAATATCACAGGAAGAAATTGAACTTATCAAAAAAAGACTCCATTTAGACAAACCTGCTCCCGTTGCTTATCTTTATTGGTTAAAACAAATTGTGCAATTCGACCTTGGAGAATCGAGACTCCATTCGAGAAAGGTATCGGAACTCATTGTCGAAAAATTACCAGTGTCTCTTTTTTTTGGTTTGTCTGGTTTTTTTCTGACTTATCTCATTTGTATTCCGTTAGGGATCCAAAAGGCTCTAAAAGAAGGAAGTCGTTTTGATTTTATCACTAGTTTTATCATATTTTTTACGTATTCATTACCTGTTTTCGCCTTTGCGATGTTACTATTATATTTATTTGCATCTGGTGAAGTGTTTTCCTTTTTCCCACTTGGACATGAAGTATCCGATTTTTATGAAGACTTAAGTTTTATTGGAAAAGTAAAAGATCGATTGGCGCATATGTTTTTGCCTGTGATCTGTTATGTGGTCGGTAGTTTTGCCGTTCTCACTCTTCTTATGAAAAATAGTTTACTCGACCAAATTGCAAAGGAATACGTAAGAACTGCGCTCTCGAAAGGGCTTAGTTTTTCAGATACGATTTTCCAACATGCTTTTCGAAACTCACTCATTCCGATAGCGACGGGATTCGGGAGTAACTTAACTTTAATTTTTTCTGGTTCTCTTTTCATTGAATTGGTATTTAATATCGACGGAATGGGGTTACTAAGTTTTGAAGCCGTAAGAGAAAGAGATACTGATCTTATGATGGGACTTCTGCTTGCACAAAGTTTTTTAGGGCTCATTGGCAAAATAGTCTCTGATTTTTGTTATATCATTATTGATCCGAGGATTGATTTCGAATGA
- a CDS encoding ABC transporter ATP-binding protein — translation MLNVKDLVVSYKQSQSLSFSTKRLVAVDGVQFSIPKGKILGLVGESGCGKSTIGRAILSLLPIDQGSITFEDLDISKISKEEHKLLRRKIQVVFQDPYSSLNPRFTIEEIITEGLQIHFPKLTLSEKKAKAIKALSEVNLPADILHRYPHEFSGGQRQRIAIARALILEPSLVVCDEAVSALDISTQAQVVNNLLLLREKYGLSYLFISHDLNIVKHVSDRIAVMYLGQIVEEGNRDEISQKPLHPYTKALFSASFDLKDRMKVSQPLVGEIPSILNQPKGCKFHTRCPIAKEICKTQEPLETYPSELRRVKCHFPLL, via the coding sequence GTGCTTAATGTAAAAGACTTGGTTGTATCGTATAAACAATCACAATCTCTTTCCTTTTCTACAAAACGTTTAGTCGCAGTAGACGGTGTGCAATTTTCAATTCCTAAAGGTAAGATACTTGGACTTGTTGGGGAATCAGGTTGCGGAAAATCAACCATTGGTCGTGCTATTTTATCCTTATTGCCTATCGATCAAGGTTCCATAACATTCGAAGATTTAGATATTTCAAAAATATCCAAAGAAGAACATAAACTTCTTAGACGTAAAATCCAAGTCGTTTTCCAGGATCCTTATTCTTCGTTAAACCCACGTTTTACGATAGAGGAAATCATCACCGAAGGATTACAAATTCATTTCCCTAAGCTGACATTGAGTGAGAAAAAAGCAAAAGCAATCAAAGCTTTATCGGAAGTCAATCTTCCTGCGGACATTTTGCACCGATACCCACATGAATTTAGTGGAGGCCAAAGGCAAAGGATTGCCATTGCACGCGCATTGATCCTTGAACCAAGTTTAGTCGTTTGTGATGAGGCAGTTTCAGCTTTGGATATTTCCACTCAAGCACAGGTAGTAAATAATTTGTTATTACTCCGAGAAAAATATGGTTTATCGTATTTATTCATTTCGCATGATCTAAATATAGTTAAACATGTATCAGATCGTATTGCCGTGATGTACTTAGGTCAAATCGTGGAAGAAGGTAATCGAGATGAGATTAGCCAAAAACCTCTCCATCCATATACAAAAGCCCTATTTTCAGCAAGTTTCGATTTAAAAGATCGAATGAAAGTATCTCAACCACTTGTTGGGGAAATCCCAAGTATACTCAACCAACCAAAAGGTTGTAAGTTTCATACACGATGTCCAATTGCAAAAGAGATTTGCAAAACGCAAGAACCGCTGGAAACGTATCCTTCAGAGCTGCGCCGAGTGAAATGCCATTTCCCATTGTTGTGA